From the Winogradskyella forsetii genome, the window AGTTCAGTGTTGTTACCAGAACATCCAGGATAAGTTGGAGGCGTGTCAATAACTGCAAATGGGACGCTCATATCATTGGACATTGACTCATTTATTTCCATTTCTTCTGACATATAATCAATGCCATTATCAACAATAATTTCCTCAACCTCCACATTGTCTCTTACCATAACTTCCACACCTCCAAATCGTCTCGTCATTGCAGCATTTGTACTTAAAGGTCTTGACTGAATTGGTGCTTCCATTTCCAAATCGCTTTCCTCATCACTAATGGTTATATTCGTTAAGCCAAGCAAACCACTACTTTTATCATCATCCTCATTATTCATTTTCAATTGTGCCAAAACCTTATTGTATGCTTCCAATAATTCTTCGGGTGGTGTGATTTTGTAACGTATATAATCCATTACATTATCTAAAACTATGAGCGACGTATAATCTGTCACTAAATTATAATCTAAACCCAATTTTTTAATTTGGTCTTTGTTTTCTTTCGATTTTAGTTCTAATTCGTTTAATTTTTTTTGAGCCCAAATGCGTTTTACTTTTTCGTTTGTAACATTGGTTTTTGTAAGGTCAATAGTTACAGTTTTGGTAATCTCATCGCCATAACCAAAATCTAGTTTTATTTTTTCGTCTGTAAAGTTTTTACCTGTTATTGAAAAGTCAGACTTTACAGAAATCCCAGGTGTTGGATAAATTTCAATATTTTTTGAATATGAAGTAAATCCTAAAAATTTGAAAGGTTCATTTTTTGTTAATTCCAAAGCTTCAGAATTCGACGTTGTATTTAAATCGATATAAGCGCCATTAGATAATTCACTAATGTTATTTAATAGATTATGATTTGTCTTTACAATACTATTCACAATAAAAACAGGTGTTCTCTCAGTAAAATTGAGTTCGCTTAATGTGGCAATGCCATCAGAAAACAATAAAATGGCATCAGCATGTTTGTTGACGCTTAATAACGCATCATAGTTAGTGCCTCCATCGTAAACGACATGTTTTAAAGTATTAACTAAGTCGTCCGAAATTCCGTTCTTGATATCGAATTGCTTCTCGGATTTGATGGTATTACTAAACGTAATAACATTCACCGTTACATCATCTAAATAGTCTAAATAACTTTTAATAAACGCTTCTTCTTTATCAAAATCCCTTTCTGTCATGGATAAAGAAATATCCCAATAAAGATTTATGGTTTTTGGTTTTTGACGTAACCTTGGTTTCGGATCTAAGGTTTTATAGGTGTAAAAAAAGCGATCGGAAGTAATTGTTTTCTGAGCGTTATTTGGAACAGGGATTTTAATCAACAAACTTTTATTGGGCGCATAATTGGTTTTGCTAACCGATGTTTTATAGTTCTTTTCCCAATTAGAAAACTCCAAACCATTTATTTGGCCTTCGGTTATAATGGGCTTTTCTTTTTGGTCCAATACTTGAATTTCCAGTTGGAACGTTTTCAATTTATTTTTAAAATTCAGAGGAAGATTATAAAACTGGGAACCATCATTGTAAACCAATTCTTGCTCGTAAGCCAAAACCACTCTTTTGTAGCCGTTGGCTGGGATAGGGTAAATTCGGGCTTTGTAATTGTTACCTGTACCTTTTTCTAATAAAGCTGGGTCAACACCTTCTCGTACCACTTGTTCAAAAGCAATTCTACCCAATTCCTTATCCACAATGACGGCTTCTCTGAGTTTTCCGTTAACGTCTAGCGCAAAACGCGACACATTATGCCCTTTGCCTAATGGAAATGATAGTTCGCCTTCAAGGACTTCGTTTGTTGGATTGTAATACAACATATCATAAGTCGTAGTGGCTATGTTGCCAATAATATCGACCTTAATATCCAAAGAAGATAAACCTACGTTTTGATCTTTTACATTTAATGTCGGAATGTCTTGGGAATGTCCAATAGCCATCATAAATAGCATTAGAATTGAGAGCGATACATTTTTCATGGCCAAAGATTTATAAATTAAAGAAAGGAATTATTATCTACACCCAACAAGATTTATGCCGTTGTTAACATAACTTTAGAAAAGGCGGAATTATAAGTTAAAATAATATGAAACTGCTATCTTTGCCAACGTTTTAAAATACGCTGTCTACCAACAGACAGGCACAACAAAGCATACTATGAATCTACAAGAGACTTTAGAATTACATTTAAAAGCAGCGATAAAAACGTTGTTTCAATCGGAATTGGAATCGGTAGAATTTCAAGCCACTCGCAAAGAGTTTGCTGGAGATATAACGGTTGTGGTATTCCCGATGTTGCGTGTGGTAAAAGGAAATCCTGCTGTAATTGGCGAGCAAGTTGGTCAGTATTTATTGGATCATGTGGAATTGGTAAAAGGCTACAATGTGGTAAAGGGCTTTTTAAATATCGAAATCAGTGATAAATACTACCTCGATTTCTTTCAATCCGTAAAAGATGAAACTAAATACGGTTTTGTGGAGCAAAGGGACGACAAAGCGGTTATGGTTGAATATTCCTCGCCAAACACCAACAAACCTTTGCATTTAGGACATGTAAGAAATGTGCTTTTAGGGTATAGTGTGGCTGAAATTTTAAAAGCTTCTGGAAAGAAAGTTTACAAAACTCAAATTATCAACGATAGAGGCATCCATATTTGTAAGAGTATGTTGGCTTATGAAAGATTTGGAAAAGAAGAAACGCCTTCTGAAACTTTGAAAGGGGATAAGTTGGTTGGGAATTATTATGTGAAGTTTGATCAGGCTTATAAAGCAGAGATTTCAGAATTAATGACTCAAGGACATTCTGAGGAAGAAGCCAAGAAGAACGCACCAATTTTGTTGGAAGCCCAAGAAATGCTAATCAAATGGGAAGCTGGAGATAAAGAAGTTGTCGCCCTTTGGGAAAAAATGAACAATTGGGTTTACGAAGGATTCGAAGAAACCTATAAAAACATTGGTGTTGATTTTGACCAATACTATTATGAAAGTGAAACCTACCTTTTAGGAAAAGAATTCGTTGCTGAAGGCTTAAAAACTGGTGTCTTTTTTAAAAAAGAAGATGGTTCGGTTTGGTGCGATTTAACCGAAGACGGTTTGGACGAAAAAATTGTATTGCGTAGTGATGGCACTGCGGTTTATATGACCCAAGATATTGGTACAGCGATTCAGCGCATAAAGGATTATCCAGATGTTGGCGGTATGGTTTACACCGTTGGAAACGAACAGGATTACCATTTTAAAGTGTTGTTCTTAATCTTGAAAAAATTAGGATTCGATTGGGCAAAAAATCTGTTCCATTTAAGTTACGGCATGGTTGATTTGCCAAGCGGAAAAATGAAGAGTAGGGAAGGTACCGTTGTAGATGCTGATGATTTAATCCAAGAAATGGCAGATACGGCGGAAGAGATTTCCAAAGAATTAGGTAAGCTTGAAGATTACAACGAAGACGAAAAGAAAGCACTTTATAAAACCATAGGTTTGGGGGCTTTAAAATATTACATTTTAAAAGTCGATCCTAAAAAACGAATTTTGTTTGACCCAAAAGAATCTATCGATTTTCAAGGAAATACTGGCCCTTTTATTCAATATACTTATGCCAGAATTCAGTCTATTTTAAGAAAAGCCACTTCGACTCACTTCGGCTCCGCTCAGCGAGCAACTCTTAGTGACCAGATTGTATTACATGAAAAAGAAGAACAACTCATCAAACAATTAGAGTTATTTCCTGAAGCGATTCAAAATGCGGCAGAACAACATAGTCCTGCGTTAATTGCAAATTATACTTATGATTTGGTAAAGGATTTTAATTCTTTTTATCAAAACGTGTCTATTCTTGGAGCGGATTCAGATCTAGAAAAGCGTTTTAGAGTTGATTTGTCAAGATTGGTTAGTCAAACCATCAAAAACGCGTTTCAAGTTTTAGGAATTGAAGTTCCTGAGCGTATGTAGGTGTTAAGTTCAGCATCCAGAGTTGATGTGTATCGTCCTAAAAGGGGTTTAAAGTTTATAATTTTAATAACCCAAAAAATTAGGTTAAATTGTATCCAATCAATTAATTACATTGGAGATCGTTCGTTACATATTGTTTGCTCAGGTTTTTGTTGCGTTTTTTGTGGCTGGAGGTTTGTTTTTTAAAAGTAGACAACTTAGAAACATCACTTTATCTTTGTTGATTGCTCTCGTTGGTTTTCATATTCTACTGTTTCTTTTTGGATCTGGCGAATTGGTAAATTTGCATCCAGAATTTAAAAGTTGGTTTTATTACGAAATCGCATTCTTATTTGGTCCGTTGGTTTTTATTCACTTACAATGTCTTATTTTAAACAAGAAAAAGCTACAAACATTAGATATTCTGCATGGTATTCCCATTATTGTTTTTTGGATTGGTTACGGTGATGTTCTGCTCATGGAAGGTCACCTTAGAGCTCAATATATCGATGAAAACTTTTTAACAAGAACCATGTTTTGGAATTACTTATTGGCATTGCAGATGATGGTTTATGCAATTGGCTGCTCGGTTTTTCTTTATTTGAACCGCAGGGTATTGTCAGCTCAGCGACTTCAATATGCCATGTTTTTGGTAGTAGCTTATGTCTGTTCTTCAATTCTTATTTCTTATTTGACACATTATGCAGATAGTTGGAGGGATTTTGCCTGGTACTATGTGATTCTGACATTTTTAATTTTTGGCGTTGGTTATTTTTTGGTTAAAAACCCTGATTTCTTACTTCAGATTAAAACGAAGTACTTCGCCTCTAATCTCAGCCAAAAAGATATGCTAAGAATTCAGTCTAAAATTGAAAAAGCGTTTAAAGATGATCAGGTTTTTTTAGACGGTAGTTTTAGTATATCAGCATTAAGTGATTTTTTAAATGAGAAGCAACACCATGTTTCTCAAACATTTTCGGTAATCATTTTAGAGAACTTCAACGATTACGTGAATAAGCACAGAATAGAAATTGCTAAAAAACACTTACACGATTCTAAATACAGTAATTATAAAATTGAAGCTATCGCCTTAGAAAGCGGTTTTAATAATAAAGTGACGTTTTATAAGGCCTTTACTAAGTTTGTCGGGCAAACACCTTCCAAATATCGTAAATTAAAAAAGTGAAGAATTATAATTGTTTACGGTTTAACCTTTTGAAATAGAGTTCTTTTTGTTTTTTTTTGGTAACTTAGTAACAGTTAAATTGTTTATTAAAATCTACTGTTATGAAAAAATCACACATTTTAAAGTTTCGCGTAAGTACTTTTATTTCAATGTTGTTTTTAGCATTTTCCCTAAATGCTCAAACTGATTTTAAGGAATATGATGGGAAGGTCGTGGATGGTCAGTCTAATAAAACTTTAGAGGCTGTAAGCTTAAATATTAATGGTACCAACATTAGTACGATTACAAATTCTGAAGGCGAATTTAAGTTAAAGGTTCCTAACAATTATTCTGATTCTAAAATTATAGTTTCATTATTGGGCTATAACACTTATGTCCTTCCTTTGTCAGAGCTATCAAATGAAGAGAGTACAATTAAACTATATACGGCAATTACCGAATTATCTGCCGTAAGTATTTCAGCATTTAAAGATGCAAGGAGTTTAATAAAAAAAGTATTTAATGACAAGAATAAAAATTTAGAGGAAAAATCAGTATTTATGACAGCTTTTTATCGCGAAACCATAAAGCGTCGCAGTAGAAATGTATCCTTAACAGAAGCTGTTGTTAATATTTTGAAAGAACCTTATTCATCTAGTCAACGTGATGCTATTCAGCTTGGAAAAGCTAGAAAGAGCACAGATTATAAACGTTTGGATACGGTATCAGTAAAGTTACAAGGCGGTCCATTTTCTACAGTATACATGGATATAATGAAATATCCAGAATATATTTTTACCGATGAAAGTATTAAATCGTATCAGTTTTCTTTCGATAAGCCATCAACTATAGGTAACAGAACGGTTTATGTAGTTGATTTTAAACCAAAGAATTCTGTACTTAAAATGAATTTTGTTGGTAAACTTTTTATTGATGTAGAATCACTGGCATTGGTAAGCGCAAATTATAATTTAGACTTAAGTAATAAGTCTAAAACTAAAAACCTTTTGGTAAAAAAGAAGCCTAGTGATGTTGTGGTATATCCTTTAGAAGCAACCTATAAAGTTGATTACAAAGCGAAAGGGGATAAGTGGTATTATAGCTATTCTAACTTGAGCCTAACGTTTAAGGTGAACAAAAAGCGTCAACTTTTTAATAAGGTATATACCTTGGCAAGTGAAATGGCAGTCACCGATTGGGAGATTAATGTAGCGGATAAAAAAATAAGGAATAAAGATAAATTGAGACCAACAGTGATCATTACAGATGCTATTTCAGGATTTTCTGACCCTAACTTTTGGGGAAAATACAATCTCATAGAACCTGATAAATCCATTCAGTCTGCGATAGATAAAATCAGAAAAAATATTGAAAAGCAAAAGGAAAAGGAAAAGAGCAACACAGTAGCTGGTACTCCTTAATTTAAAAGTATAATTATTTTTAAAGAACTACCCTGAATTTATTTTCAGGGTTTTTTTATTTAAACTGATCTTTATAATGCAAGGCTTGCTTCAAATGTGCCAAATGATGGTTGCTATGCCAGGCATACATTCCAATGGTTTCTTCAAGAGAAAATCGTTTACCATGTTCTGGATGAATAAATTCACGTTTTAATTCTTGATCATTCAGATTTTTAAGTAAAATACCAAGTTTTTTATGAACACCAACTAGAATAGAAATTGACGCGTCAATCGGTTCTGAATAATCAACCAACTCCGCAAAACGGTCTTCAAAATAAGGTCTTGTAGTTGGATTCTTTTCAGTTAACGCCAATTTGAACCTCAATAAACTATTTATGTGACTATCTGCCCAGTGATGAACCACTTGCTTCATCGTCCAGCCATTTGGTCTGTATTTGTAATTGAGTTCTATTTCATTAAGGTTTGAAGTCAATGCAATTATAGATTGCGGTAAGGATTCAATAGACTGAATCCAATCTTTAATATATTGTTTGGAAATGATTTCTGGTTTTTGAAATTTGCCTATGGGAAATTTTAGTTTTTGTAATTCTACTTCTGTCATAATTTTAGTTATCCTTAAAATTAAAACGATAAACATAACCAAAACTCAACTCCGTAAAATCTGCTTGGCCAAGGTTGGCATTTAAATGTGCGCCAACGAAAACATTATGTTTTGGAGCTTTGTTGGTACTCCATAAATAATATTTTAAACCCAGTTTGGCGGAAACCGTTCGCTTTATTTCGTAATACCAGTTTAATTCGCCTAACACTTCTACAGTGTCTCCATTTCCATTTTCATAAGAATACCCTTGATTAAGCTGCCAATCTATTTTGTAGAATGGTTTATAAATATTGAGGCCAAGATCAAATTCAAAACCAACGTGGTCCATTAATAATTCCGAGGTTGCGAACAGCCCAAAAGCGGTGGCATAACCAAAAGGGTTTTCCGTAAAATGTGGGAATTGCTCTTCAACTAAAGTTTCATTATTATTTATATAATCGTAGTAGTGTTCGTAAAATCTATAGTAAAATCCACCACCAAATTTAAATGTGTTATTCACTATTTTTCCTGCCGAAGCCGAAATAGTATAAACTTCTTTTTTGGTATTGAATTTTTCAGACAAAACATTTTGACCTAAACCAAACCGAAAGGAAAGGTAATTTTGGGATTTAGCTTTAAAAACTGGTTTTTCAAAATTTGAAACTTCATGTTTTTTATGGTCAATTTTAGCAGAAATACTTGCAGCCAAAGAATTTAATCCTTGATTCGGTAAATTGGTGTGTCCATTGGAATGGTGCAAATAGCCCAAACCAAATCGCCAGTCTATTGCATGGGTTTTAAAAATATCATAATATAAAAAGGAACGAAACGACCAATTAAATTTTGTAGTTATCGCTCTATTGAATTCGTTGGTAATTTCGTCATATTGCGTATCCATATAGGAACTGCCAAATCCAATTTGTAAGCCTAAACCTTGAATTTGTTTTTTCAAAATTGAAAATTCTATGAACGGTAAAATACTATAAGCACGACCAATATTTTCCGAATTTCCAAAGTCTGTATAACCAAAAGAAATCCCTGTTTTTGGATAGTTTAGTCTAGCTGCCCATTCCTTTTCGGAATTAAAATTGTAGCGTCCAATGCTAAGAAATAGATTTTTTTGAAGTTTAGTTTCGGGAAAATCAGTATTGGCTTCCATTGTTTTTCCAACAAGAATTTCAGGAATGAAAAATAGGGATGAATTGTCATTCGTAGTTGCTGATTGTGTAAAACCGTTTTGAGAAAAAAGGACAAAAGCTATTATCGTAATGAAACGTTGATAGTTCTTAAATTGCATTGGTCACATAGATTGGTACCACAATAAACAATTAAAAATTGACTCTAAAACTAAAATTTGGCGTAAATTTTAACGATCTATTATCGATTTCAATAATGGAATCGTCTGAATCTAAGCTATAATAGCGATTGACAATATTGGTTTGATTGAAGATATTCCAAACAGAAGCACCAACCTCAGCTTTTATTTTTTTAGAAATTTTAAAATTATAAATGGCCGAAATATCTGTTCTAAAATAATCAGGTAATCGAGAACTGTTAGGTGTGTTGTATTCTATAATAGAATTGCTATTATCTTGCGATGTTAATGGCGATGTGTACGGTCTTCCAGAATGCCAATTGATACCAAAACCGACTTTAAAATTGTGTTTGCTGTACGTTAAAGAGGCATTGGCAACCTGTCGTAAATCTAAAGTATTTGGAAACGAATTGCCGTCGTTCAAATTTTCAAAATGATAATCGTTTTTGCTGAATGTATAACTCAGCCATGTACTAAAATCATTAATGCGTTTATTGATTAAAAAGTCAATGCCTTTAACCGTATATGAGCCAATGTCGTTTGTAAACTGAAATTGGTTTTGAAATCCTTGACTTTGAGCGGTAATATTGCTCACGTTTTTGTAGTAGCCTTCAAAAGAAACCAATAGGTTATTTTGATTATAGCTTATTCCAGCTGATACTTGTTGACTTTTAATTAATGGGATGTTATTTCCATTCGCTAATTGCCATCGACGCTTTTCGATACCTAAAAAATCTTGCTGTAAATCTATAATTTGGGTAATGGATTGATTTTTTAATTCACCTAAAATTTCCAGTCTAAAATAATCTGATATTTTTTGGTTGAATGCAAAACGAGGTTCAATAATAAGTTCTTGCAGTTTACCAAAATAACTGATTCGTGCACCTAAGCGCAAATACGTATTTCGAGATTGGGAATAACGAACTACTTCACCAAATAGGGCACTAGTTCTCATGATTTCCTTCGTTAAACTCGTGAAATTCGGGTTGATCACGTTTTCAGAATTCGTAACACCTACTTCATTAAATTGATAACCAAGATTTATTTTTAAACTCGGACTCAGCACTTTTGATACATCTAATCGCAAGCCGTAATCCTCTACTTTATTCTCTTGATTTAAAATTTGACTATCTGTAATGTTATTGTTTTTGGAATCCAAATCGTAGTTGGAATAATAGATTTGAGCGGATAGGTTAATTTCGTTTTTCAGCATTTTTGAATAGCTGGCACTTGCACCATAGCTAACTTGGCTCAACTCACTTTGTGTTTCTTGAAAATTATTATTCGTAGTTGTGAAAACCTGATTGTAATCCAAGTCATTGTACATGTTCACTACATTGATGCGTAACTTGGACGAATTATCAATGTCGTATAAAAATTTAGCATTAAAATCGTAAAACAAAAAACGTTCTTCGAGAGCTAATTGTGTATTGCTATTTGAGGAATTTAATTCCGAATCAGTAAAAATACGATCAAAATAAGCATCATAAGTTTCTGATACTACGAGATCAGTAAAGGAACGTCTGGCCGCCAAATGTAATTCCATTTTTTCCGATAACGGGATTTTTGCAAAACCATCAACACTGAGTAAATTTCCACCTATTCCAATACTGGTTTCTTTGTCTATTGTGTCTGGGTTTTGGATAGCAATAGTACTAGATACAGCATTACCGAATTTGGCACTTGTTCCATTTTTAGAAACGGTTACGTCATCCGATAAATAAGGATTGAAAACTGAAATCAATCCAAAAAAATGTCCTGTTTGGTACATTCTAATACCTTCATATAAGATAAGATTTTGGTCATTGGTGCCACCACGAACATTGATGTTGGAAATACGCTCATCGGCACTAATAATTCCTGGTAGATTTTGCACTATTTGAAGCACATCTGGTTCAATTAAACCAGGTAAAATTTGAAACGCTTTGGTGTCTGCTTTTATAGTTCCGTTATTGGTTTTAGAAATCCCTTTGGTAAGATAGTTGGTAACCACAACTTCTTCTAAACGTTGAACCGCATTATCAATTTCGGAGATTTCCTTTAAAGTGACGGCAATAAAGCGGTCACTTAAAATTTCAAAATTAAGATTTGTTTCTAATTTTAATTGATTGATAACTTGTTCTAAGGATAAGTCTGGATATAATGGATCTATGGATATGCCTGCAATCGTTTTGGTTTCAAATGAAAACTTTACATTGTATTTATTTTCTAATTCTAATAGAATTTGGGCGAGTGGCTGTTTCTCCTGTTGCTCCTGACTGTAAATAAGGTTACAAAAGACTAGCGTTAAAAAGTAGAAAATGAGACACCGTAATTTTTTATTCACGCTTTAGTAAAATAGATTTTCCTGATTTGCTGTAGCTTAAATTTAATGGTATTGTAACAGATTTCAAGGCTAAATCTAAATTATTATGCGCAAAACTTCCGGTGAATAGTCGCGATGTATCAATGCCATCAGTATTTATGTTGAGGTCATATTGATTTTCAAACTCAGCAATCACGTGTTTTAAAGGAACACCATTAAAATTACTTTCGCCACCCAACCATTGCGGTTGGATAGCATTTTCTTTTTCATTGGCAAGTAATTTCCCATCGATAATTTGGAAGGTATGTCCTGGTTTTAATTTTACAGTTTTATCATTGTGTGTCACACCAACTAAACCTTCGTAGCAAGTCACTTCAAAGTAATCTTCACGTTGTTTGACATTAAACTGCGTACCTAAAACACTAACGATTCCATCAGCTGTAATTACATCAAATTTCTGACCTTTGGCAACTTTAAAAAATGCTTCACCTTTAAGGTTCACTTCTCTATTATCACTCCAATTATGATCATTGAAGGTTAGTGTTGAATTGGCATTTAAATTTACGGTAGAATTATCAGGTAATTCAATGGTGGTTTGCTCTGCTATTAGCGTTCCCACTTCAGTATCTAAGCTTGTGGTATAATAATAAATACTAAAGCCAATAGCTAGAATAGCCGCAATTCTAAGCAACGGTTTCAACCATTGATTTGAATTGGTTTTTTCAGATTTAAGATTTGGTTTTAAGGTTTCGTAGTTTTGGTCAGCAGAAAAATCAGGCGCTTTAAAATCTTGTAAAGCCGCATTCATTTTAATGAGTTCGTTATAATCCGCTAACTGCTCAAAAGCCTTTTGCTCTTGAGTATTTAGGTTGTTATCTAACCACTTTTTTATGAGTTCTTCTCGTTTCATTTTTTCAATCATCTATATGATTTCAACTATATAACAGCTTCGGTTTAAAAATCCCTACCTCGTTTAAATTCCAAATTCCAAATTCCAAATTCCAAATTCCAAATTCCAAATTCCAAGTTTCACAGTCCACAGTCCACAGTTGGCAGTCTGCAGTCATCCGTCATTCGTCATCCGTCTTCCGTCAAATCTTTACACTTTGTACTTCAACTCCTAACTCATAACTCACAACTCTTTCAAAGTCCATCAACTTCCTCCCTCAATTTTTTCAACGCTCCATAAATGCGTTTTTCAACTGCCTTTACGGAAATATCCAACAATTCTGCAATTTCTTTAAAACGTTTACCTTCAATTCTATTCATCAGAAAGGCGACGCGCTGTGCTTCCGTTAAGTTGCCTATGGCATTTTGTAATTTTTGGTGGTATTCTTTTTCTTGTAATACAAACTCGGGCGTTTCGTTAGTTGAATGTTTTTGAGGTTTTTTACTATATTTTAAAACTACTTTTTGGTGCGCCACAACATTGAGCATTAAATTGTTTGCTGTCGTAAACAAATAGCTCTTGGCTTTTGCGGGTGCTATTTTACCACAGTTTTGCCATAGCTTTATAAAGGCTTCTTGGACTTGGTCTTGCGGATTTAAGTGCTCTCCAAATTTATAATACAAAAAATCATGAAGGTTCTTAGCATGTTTCTTATACAAACGTTCAAACAATTGTGATTCGCAGATATTATCTTGTAAAGGTTTGCTCATGTCGATTATTAGGTGCCACAAATTATAAATAATTTTTTAATAATGTTGGGTAGGATTTTTTG encodes:
- a CDS encoding TonB-dependent receptor domain-containing protein, encoding MNKKLRCLIFYFLTLVFCNLIYSQEQQEKQPLAQILLELENKYNVKFSFETKTIAGISIDPLYPDLSLEQVINQLKLETNLNFEILSDRFIAVTLKEISEIDNAVQRLEEVVVTNYLTKGISKTNNGTIKADTKAFQILPGLIEPDVLQIVQNLPGIISADERISNINVRGGTNDQNLILYEGIRMYQTGHFFGLISVFNPYLSDDVTVSKNGTSAKFGNAVSSTIAIQNPDTIDKETSIGIGGNLLSVDGFAKIPLSEKMELHLAARRSFTDLVVSETYDAYFDRIFTDSELNSSNSNTQLALEERFLFYDFNAKFLYDIDNSSKLRINVVNMYNDLDYNQVFTTTNNNFQETQSELSQVSYGASASYSKMLKNEINLSAQIYYSNYDLDSKNNNITDSQILNQENKVEDYGLRLDVSKVLSPSLKINLGYQFNEVGVTNSENVINPNFTSLTKEIMRTSALFGEVVRYSQSRNTYLRLGARISYFGKLQELIIEPRFAFNQKISDYFRLEILGELKNQSITQIIDLQQDFLGIEKRRWQLANGNNIPLIKSQQVSAGISYNQNNLLVSFEGYYKNVSNITAQSQGFQNQFQFTNDIGSYTVKGIDFLINKRINDFSTWLSYTFSKNDYHFENLNDGNSFPNTLDLRQVANASLTYSKHNFKVGFGINWHSGRPYTSPLTSQDNSNSIIEYNTPNSSRLPDYFRTDISAIYNFKISKKIKAEVGASVWNIFNQTNIVNRYYSLDSDDSIIEIDNRSLKFTPNFSFRVNF
- a CDS encoding RNA polymerase sigma factor; the protein is MSKPLQDNICESQLFERLYKKHAKNLHDFLYYKFGEHLNPQDQVQEAFIKLWQNCGKIAPAKAKSYLFTTANNLMLNVVAHQKVVLKYSKKPQKHSTNETPEFVLQEKEYHQKLQNAIGNLTEAQRVAFLMNRIEGKRFKEIAELLDISVKAVEKRIYGALKKLREEVDGL
- a CDS encoding FecR family protein, translating into MKREELIKKWLDNNLNTQEQKAFEQLADYNELIKMNAALQDFKAPDFSADQNYETLKPNLKSEKTNSNQWLKPLLRIAAILAIGFSIYYYTTSLDTEVGTLIAEQTTIELPDNSTVNLNANSTLTFNDHNWSDNREVNLKGEAFFKVAKGQKFDVITADGIVSVLGTQFNVKQREDYFEVTCYEGLVGVTHNDKTVKLKPGHTFQIIDGKLLANEKENAIQPQWLGGESNFNGVPLKHVIAEFENQYDLNINTDGIDTSRLFTGSFAHNNLDLALKSVTIPLNLSYSKSGKSILLKRE